One segment of Gadus chalcogrammus isolate NIFS_2021 chromosome 8, NIFS_Gcha_1.0, whole genome shotgun sequence DNA contains the following:
- the LOC130387919 gene encoding uncharacterized protein LOC130387919, with amino-acid sequence MRSWSQRFKKGDGENMAESASRPGNAPTPVWVSHTPIPDHLSDVVEDDPADSSEYTSSTPDKNMKDRLRSLLPKTLGRSIRSWTKGREDVSSGGEEIPPDGTRVSPPVSPLMERRLWDGQGDEGSGSLATSSQRSYKPLLRDNRDLYAGEESILTSIHPAEYYAEKVELYKLKYSYLKSWPGLLRLLAGMELLFGGMVLACVIAYIQKDSEWDDSYGMTNGYYNNGQGLSGYSYGGPMTPFVLAVAGLSWVVTLILLVLGMTMYYRAILLDSAWWPLTEALVNVGLFLLYMAGGIVYVNDLNRGGLCHMTVGHNPIVANLCRVDGGQMAGTTFIFIVMLMYLVGFMVALKMWRHEARRRELESFRLEEEHPHTIPMSKKKPKKISFKDDEGYTSKKPHSQDYNTPNYSTPIKADYVMKYPEITSAEERERYKAVFNDQYPEYKDLHRDITNTLQKFQELDDMMDSLLRNNSRRDEQERIQRMLLTYEEKKKDPAFLEKRERYRYMKDKLSHIKNRIRTFDTMESRGMTLPTLLDAVRPFLPPSPGRRRIHDHRATMYEPQQYDSPPVYSPPYSASLSLYPPRSVHSPRSGHAPHPSQGRPRGPQPPPGSYYMDEQGGDYRPQDFHRWFSPPGFVKTFQAATVIMCFVIFACVASTLVWDMQGLGYGGGGGGYGAGMGGGGAASGVGSGYYGGSYGYANNYMTPYSAKSAMISMAAINFLVALGFLVGSFSRSRATRGRGFYLAVFICDIILAVLQGIMDIIFVIGVNPMSQSSQSMLYNPMLMMCQNIKGSPSISAAAGSGYPGGFSLYNQYLHHYCYMDPEEAVALVLGLMVVLALSLAAYYAYKTRSKIWRHGKPNITWDPPLVALHPQDVQDWVNHVGEGRSTQQAPTVVLSERAAPDLRAGNVSVAHGNAALGVYSEAGAYVSGNNTNSRVPEPLYQNVGVPASSHGSEEEEEEEEEANSIRKPPQYEERDRGPERSGSPPARDVAPSQYESGYTTGGETGHELDQYLRDHLYRLYPEITSEEQRKRYKGEFDADLAHYKRLCAEMDDISAQIHKLGQELDLLQEGSIKYQGVADEYNRLKDLKTSPNYQGKKKRTKELSQKLSHLKRLVKNFDLHV; translated from the exons ATGAGAAGCTGGAGCCAGCGATTCAAGAAAGGAGACGGTGAGAACATGGCTGAGTCTGCGTCCAGGCCTGGCAATGCACCTACCCCCGTTTGGGTGTCACACACGCCCATCCCGGACCACCTATCAGACGTGGTTGAGGACGACCCTGCAGACTCCTCTGAATACACATCCAGCACTCCGGATAAAAACATGAAAGACAGACTCAGATCCCTGCTTCCCAAGACCCTGGGGAGATCCATCCGGAGTTGGACGAAGGGGCGTGAGGATGTGAGCTCCGGGGGGGAAGAGATCCCCCCGGACGGCACCAGGGTGAGCCCCCCCGTGAGCCCCCTGATGGAGCGCAGGCTCTGGGACGGCCAGGGGGACGAGGGCTCCGGCTCTCTGGCCACCTCCAGCCAGAGGTCCTACAAGCCCCTGCTGCGGGACAACAGGGACCTGTACGCCGGCGAGGAGTCCATCCTCACCAGCATCCACCCGGCCGAATACTACGCCGAGAAGGTGGAGTTGTACAAGCTCAAGTACTCCTACCTCAAGTCCTGGCCcgggctgctgcggctgctggccGGCATGGAGCTGCTGTTCGGGGGCATGGTGCTCGCCTGCGTCATCGCCTACATCCAGAAGGACAGCGAGTGGGACGACTCCTACGGCATGACCAACGGTTACTACAACAACGGCCAGGGTCTGTCGGGGTACTCCTACGGGGGGCCCATGACCCCCTTCGTCCTGGCCGTGGCCGGCCTGTCCTGGGTGGTGACGCTGATCCTGCTGGTGCTTGGCATGACCATGTACTACCGCGCCATCCTGCTGGACTCGGCCTGGTGGCCGCTGACCGAGGCCCTGGTCAACGTGGGGCTGTTCCTGCTCTACATGGCGGGCGGCATCGTGTACGTCAACGACCTGAACCGCGGCGGGCTGTGCCACATGACGGTGGGACACAACCCCATCGTGGCCAACCTGTGCCGGGTGGACGGCGGGCAGATGGCGGGCACCACCTTCATCTTCATCGTCATGCTGATGTACCTGGTGGGCTTCATGGTGGCGCTGAAGATGTGGCGGCACGAGGCCAGGCGGCGCGAGCTGGAGAGCTTCAGGCTGGAG GAAGAACATCCTCACACCATCCCAATGTCTAAAAAGAAACCAAAGAAAATCTCCTTTAAAGATGATGAAGGTTACACCAGCAAGAAACCACACTCACAGGACTACAACACCCCGAACTACAGCACTCCCATCAAGGCCGACTACGTCAT GAAGTACCCGGAGATCACCTCGGCTGAGGAGCGGGAGAGATACAAGGCCGTGTTCAACGACCAGTACCCGGAGTACAAGGACCTCCACAGAGACATCACTAACACCTTGCAGAAGTTTCAGGAGCTGGACGACATGATGGACAGCCTCCTCCGGAACAACAGCAGACGAGAC GAACAGGAGAGAATTCAAAGAATGTTGCTCACAtatgaagagaagaagaag GACCCTGCTTTCCTGGAGAAGAGGGAACGCTACAGGTACATGAAAGACAAGCTGAGCCACATCAAGAACAGGATTCGAACCTTCGACACCATGGAGAGCCGTGGCATGACG CTCCCCACACTACTGGATGCTGTCAG gcCTTTCCTTCCTCCGTCCCCCGGCCGGCGTCGTATCCATGACCACCGGGCCACCATGTACGAGCCCCAGCAGTACGACAGCCCACCGGTGTACAGCCCCCCGTACAGCGCCTCCCTCAGCCTCTACCCCCCTCGGAGCGTCCATTCCCCCCGCAGCGGGCATGCCCCGCACCCCTCCCAGgggcggccccggggcccgcagCCGCCCCCCGGCTCCTACTACATGGACGAGCAGGGCGGGGACTACCGGCCCCAGGACTTCCACCGCTGGTTCTCCCCGCCCGGCTTCGTCAAGACCTTCCAGGCCGCCACGGTGATCATGTGCTTCGTGATCTTCGCCTGCGTGGCGTCCACCCTGGTGTGGGACATGCAGGGCCTGGgctacggcggcggcggcggcggctacggcgcggggatgggagggggcggggcggcgAGCGGCGTGGGCTCTGGGTACTACGGCGGCAGCTACGGCTACGCCAATAACTACATGACGCCGTACTCGGCCAAGTCGGCCATGATCTCCATGGCAGCCATCAACTTCCTGGTGGCCCTGGGCTTCCTGGTGGGCAGCTTCTCGCGGTCGCGCGCCACGCGGGGCCGCGGGTTCTACCTGGCCGTGTTCATCTGCGACATCATCCTGGCCGTGCTACAG GGCATCATGGACATCATCTTCGTGATCGGGGTGAACCCCATGTCCCAGAGCTCCCAGAGCATGCTGTACAACCCCATGCTGATGATGTGTCAGAACATCAAGGGGAGCCCCAGCATCAGCGCCGCCGCGGGCTCGGGCTACCCAGGAGGCTTCTCCCTGTACAACCAGTACCTGCACCACTACTGCTACATGGACCCTgaggag GCGGTCGCCCTGGTACTTGGTCTGATGGTCGTGCTGGCCCTGTCTCTGGCTGCGTACTACGCCTACAAGACCCGCAGTAAGATCTGGCGCCATggcaagcccaacatcacctgGGACCCCCCGCTGGTCGCCCTCCATCCGCAGGACGTCCAGGACTGG GTGAACCATGTGGGAGAGGGGCGGAGCACCCAGCAGGCCCCGACCGTCGTCCTATCAGAGAGAGCCGCGCCGGACCTCCGGGCTGGGAACGTCTCCGTCGCCCACGGCAACGCGGCACTCGGCGTCTACAGCGAAGCGGGTGCTTACGTCAGCGGCAACAA CACCAACAGCCGGGTCCCTGAGCCCCTGTACCAGAACGTGGGGGTCCCGGCCAGCTCCCACggctcggaggaggaggaggaggaggaggaggaggccaacaGCATCAGGAAGCCCCCCCAGTATGAGGAGAGGGACCGGGGCCCCGAGCGGAGCGGGAGCCCCCCTGCCCGGGACGTGGCCCCGTCCCAGTATGAGAGCGGCTACACGACCGGTGGGGAGACTGGGCACGAGCTGGACCAGTATCTGAGAGATCACCTCTACAG GTTGTACCCTGAGATCACTtcggaggagcagaggaagcgCTACAAAGGGGAGTTTGACGCAGACCTGGCCCACTACAAGAGGCTCTGCGCCGAGATGGACGACATCAGCGCGCAGATCCACAAGCTGGGCCAGGAGCTTGACCTACTGCAGGAGGGCTCAATCAAGTACCAG GGTGTCGCAGATGAATACAACCGATTGAAGGACCTTAAAACT TCGCCAAACTATCAAGGAAAGAAAAAACGTACCAAAGAACTGAGTCAAAAACTCTCCCATCTAAAGCGGCTAGTAAAGAACTTTGACCTTCACGTTTGA